Part of the Salinigranum rubrum genome is shown below.
ACGCTTCGTTCGAAACTCTCACCACCGTGGCCATCAGCGGCCTCGCGGTGCTCGGCGCGTCGTTCCTCCTCGCGTGGGGTGCGGAGACGGCCGAGAAGGACGTCCCCCGGGCGTTCGCGCTGGCCGTCCTCGCCGTCCTCGCCGTCGCGCCGGAGTACGCCGTCGACGCGCTGTACGCGTGGACCGCCGGGGCGAACATCGGAACGCCACGCGGGGCCGAGGCGGCGAACCTCGCGGTCGCCAACATGACCGGCGCGAACCGCATCCTCATCGGCCTCGGCTGGTCAGCCATCGCGGTGTTCACGGTGTACAAGGCGCACTCCACGAACGACCCGGCCGTCGAACGCCGGTCGGGTTTCCTCGGCGACGTCGTCCACCTCGACCGCGACATCTCCACGGAAATCGCGTTCCTCCTGGCCGCGACGCTGTTCGCGTTCTTCGTTCCCTTCAGCGCCGCGACGCTCGCGGGCGGCGAGACGATGGGAGGCATCGGCGTCGTCGACACCGTCGTCCTCGTCGGCCTCTACGCGCTCTACATCGGCATCATCATCCGCGGCGACGTCGACTCCCACGAGGAACAGGTCGGCGTCCCCGCGTACTTCCAGGCGTACCGCAAGCCGAGGCGAATCGCGACGGTGCTTCTCCTCTTTGCCTTCTCGGGGCTGCTCATCCTGACCGCGGTCGAACCGTTCGCGCACGGCCTCGAAGAACTCGGCCAGCAGGCGGGCGTCCCGCCCTTCTTCATGATCCAGTGGGTCGCGCCGCTGGCCTCCGAGTCGCCCGAACTCATCGTCGTCGCCTACCTCGTCAACAAGGCGCGGTCGACGGCGGGGTTCAACGCGCTCATCTCCTCGAAGCTCAACCAGTGGACGCTCCTCATCGGGACGCTCGCCGTCGTCTACTCCATCGCCGCCGGCCGGGTCGCTCCGCTCCCGTTCGACCAGAAGCAGGTGGCCGAAATCTGGATCACCGCCGCGCAGAGCTTCTTCGCCATCGCCATCCTGACCAACTTCGAAATCTCCATCCGCGAGGCGGTCGCGCTCTTCGGCCTCTTCATCACGCAGGTCGTCGCGGAGTTCGTCGTCATCCGGACGGTCGCCGAACCGCTCGCCTCGACGTACAGCCTCTACATCCTGTACGGCTACACCGTCGTCTACCTCCTCATCGGACTCGTGCTCTTTGCGGCCCGGCGCGACGAACTCCGCTGGCTGTTCGGCAAAACCAGAGCCACCGCTCGGGAGGCTATCGGCTCGGCCGAGGCCAGCGCCGACCACGCCGATTAGCCGGGCGAACGGCTCGAAACCGACTCGATTTTACCCCACCGTCGGCAAGGACGGGACGTGATTGCGCTCGTCGTCAGCCGCGCCGACCGCGCCTCCGAACACATCGGCGAACACGTCCTCGACCTCGCGGAGTGGGACGAACGGGTCGACGACACCCGCCGTGAGGGAGCGGGCGGCGGCACCTACTACGCCCGACCCGGTTTCGAACTCCGAACGTTCGAGGACCTCCACCTCCACCTCGACGGCGTTTCGGAGGCCTTCGACGACCCCGACTGTCTGTGCTTTCTCTCGCGGCACTCGGGCGAGACCGGCCCGCTGCTCTCGGCGCACTTCACGGGCAACTTCGGCCCCGCCGAGTACGGGGGACGAGACGGCGAACTGGCCCGCGCGTGTCCCGGTGCACAGAAGAAAGTCGTCGAAGCGCTCGCAGCGCACGCGCCCGAGGAGTACGACGTCGGCATCGAGTGTACCCACCACGGCCCCTCTCGGGTCGGCGTCCCGTCGATGTTCGTCGAACTCGGTTCTGATCCACGGGAGTGGGACGACCCCGAGGGCGCTCGGGCGGTCGCTCGGGCGGTCCTCGACCTCGCTGGTGTCTCGGCCGACCGGGCCGACGGTGAGGAGACGAGACACGTCGTCGGCTTCGGCGGCGGCCACTACGCCCCGCGGTTCGCGCGGGTCGTCCGCGAGACGGACTGGGCCGTCGGCCACGTCGGCGCGGACTGGCCGCTCGAAGCCATGGGACCGGTCGGAGAGCACGGGGACGTCGTCCGCGCGGCGTTCGAGGAGAGCGCCGCGACCCTCGCGCTCGTCGACGGCGACCGGCCACGGCTCACAGAAACCATCGCGGACCTCGGCTACCGCGTCGTGAGCGAGACGTTCCTCCGAGAGACGCGGGCGGTCCCGCGTGACCTCGTCGAACACGTCGAGGCGGACCTTGGAACGGTCGACGACGGCGTTCGGTTCGGCGCACACGCGCGGGTCGGCGTCGGTGAGTCGTCCGACGTCCCCTTCGACGTCGCCGACCTCTCCCGCGAGTTCGTCGACGGGACGCTCGGCGTCGACCACGACGCGGCGCGCGCGGCCGTCGACGACCACACCGTCGCCTTCCACACCGAGGAGAGCGGTCGTCGACCGACCGGCCGGGTGGCCATTCCTCGCGGCTTAGACGGCGACGAAGCCGCGGACGCCGACCCGTACGACCGCCTCGTAAGCGCGCTCTGTGACGTTCTCCGAGCCCGCTACGACGAGGTCACCCGCGAGGACGGCGTCGTCGTCGCCCGCGAACGCGCGTTCGACGCCGAGGCGGCGGCCGACCTCGGCGTTCCGGAGGGACCGGCGTTCGGACGACTCGCCGGCGGGCAGTCGGTCGACGTCGAGGGTCGGGAAGTCTCCCCCGAGGACGTCCACCGCGACCGAACTGTCAGGTTCTCAGTATGAATCGACGGAATCGCCCGAAAAACCGTCAGACAGGCGTATGACGGAGGGGGAAAGGTAATGTGTCTTGGTCGGAAAGGAGTGCGCATACGTATGGACTCCATCGTCGACAGCGCGATCGAGGAGGCCGAGAAGATGGAGGATGGGACGACAAACGGTGTCGACGAACCATCATCTTCGACAGGGCCGACGGGAACGATGACTGACGAACAACTGCAGGACGTCCTCAAGGACTTACAGACCAACATCACGGTCGTTGGCTGTGGCGGCGCGGGCGGCAACACCGTCAACCGAATGGCCGAGGAGGGGATCAAGGGCGCGAAGCTCGTCGCGGCCAACACGGACGTTCAGCACCTGGTCAACGTCCAGGCCGACACCAAGATTCTCATCGGCGAGCAGAAGACCCAGGGACGCGGCGCCGGGTCGCTCCCCCAGGTGGGCGAGGAGGCCGCGCTCGAATCGCAGGAGGACATCCACGACTCCATCCAGGGCTCGGACATGGTGTTCGTCACCGCCGGCCTGGGTGGCGGCACCGGCACGGGTTCGGCTCCGGTGGTCGCGAAGGCCGCCCGCGAGGCCGGCGCGCTCACCATCGCCATCGTCACGACGCCCTTCACCGCCGAAGGCGAGGTACGACGGACGAACGCTGAAGCCGGGTTGGAGCGACTCAGAGACGTGGCCGACACGGTCATCGTCGTTCCGAACGACCGCCTCCTCGATGCCGTGGGGAAGCTCCCCGTCAAGCAGGCGTTCAAGGTCTCTGATGAGGTACTGATGCGCTCGGTCAAGGGCATCACCGAACTCATCACGAAGCCGGGTCTGGTGAACCTCGACTTCGCCGACGTCAAGACCGTGATGGAGCGCGGCGGCGTCGCGATGATCGGCCTCGGGGAGTCGGATTCCGAACAGAAGGCACAGGACTCGGTCAAGAGCGCGCTCCGCTCTCCGTTACTCGATGTGGACATCTCCGGGGCGAACTCCGCGCTGGTGAACGTCACCGGTGGCTCCGACATGAGCATCGAGGAGGCCGAGGGCGTCGTCGAGGAGATTTACGAGCGCATCGACCCCGAAGCGCGCATCATCTGGGGCACCTCCATCGACGAGGACCTCGACGGCAAGATGCGGACGATGATCGTCGTCACCGGCGTGGACTCCCCACAGATCTACGGTCGCACCGACGTCCAGCCGCAGGCGGACGACGTCGACGACATCGACTTCGTCGAGTAATCGCGGTCGCGCTCTCTCGCGGGGTCGTCCTCCGTTTCTGTCCGTCCGTTCCGTGCTCGATACGGACGGGGTCGTGAGTAGGCGACTCGGCCGGGGAGGACGTGGTCTCTCCGCGTCCGTCCACCGCGCGGTCTCTACATCCCCAGACACGCTCACGACACTGCACGCGCCCACGAAGTCATCAATAGATAGAAAAAGCCCGCCCGCCTAGCGCCGACAACAACCATGGACGTCAAATACGATCTCACCAGCTACGTTCGGGTGTTGAAGCTCGCGTCGACCCCGTCGTGGGAGGAGTTCTCACAGATCTCGAAGATCGCCGGTGCGGGTATCTTCCTCGTCGGGTTCCTCGGCTTCGTCATCTTCGCCGTGATGAGCTTCCTCCCCGGAGGCGTGTAGCGATGCCGATATTCGCCGTCAAGACCACCGCGAGCCAGGAACGCACGGTGGCCGACATGATCGCCAACCGCGAGGAGTCCGAGATTCACGCCGTGCTCGCCCCGGACTCTTTGACCTCGTACGTGATGGTCGAGGCCGACAACAACGCGGTCATCGAACGCGTCTTAGAGGAGATTCCGCACGCTCGCGGCCTCGTCAGTTCAGGCGGACAGGTCGGCCGGTCGTCGATGGCCGAGGTCGAGCACTTCCTCTCGCCGACGCCCGACGTCGAGGGCATCGCCGAGGGCGACATCGTCGAACTCGTCTCCGGGCCGTTCAAGGGCGAGAAGGCCCGCGTCCAGCGCATCGACGAGGGCAAGGACCAGGTCACCGTCGAACTGTACGAGGCGACCGTTCCGATTCCGGTGACGGTCCGCGGCGACCAGATCCGCGTGCTCGACAGCGAGGAGCGATAGCTCCTCGGGCCGTGCGAGCGGCGACTCTCGTCGCCGCGAGCAGATTCCGAAGAACGGTGAGCGAAGCGAACCGTTCCTCGAAGAGCGAGTGGCCGAAGGCCGCGAGCCACTGAGAAACGCTGAGGCGTTCTTCAAGGTCTCACTCGTCCCGCTCGCCCCACTCTGTTCCGCCCACGCGCGAGGAACGGCCGCCGCCGGCGCACGCCACGAACACGTCGTTTCGGTTTCTGATGGACGCACTCCGCCCGCTCAGAGCCGACCGTCCGCGTCGAGGCGTTCGGCGACCCTCGACACGTCGACCGTCGACTCGATGGCCCTTCGAACCGCCTCGCGCTCGCGGATGTCGTCGGGGCCGGCGTCGTACGCTCGGACGTACTCCGCACGGCTGTGCTCTTCGAGCGCGTGACGGATGGCGAAGTAGCCCTCGGGGACCTCCGCCGTACAGATTTTGCAGGTGTGGTACTCGTGTTCGGTCGCCTGGTGGACGAGGGTGTCCTCGGCGTCGGGGAACTCCGCCCCACACCCGCGGATGGCACACTGCCAGGGGGACATGCAGGGTGGTTGCGGGCGGGCGACAAAACGGTTTCGTGGGTGTCGAGCGGTAGCAGTGTACGTTACAGACGGTTGACCGTCGTTGCGTCTGGTGTTCGTCGTCGGACCCGACCACTGTCGAGGGAACTGGTCGGTCCAACGTGCGGTCCGAGCGGTACACGGACGCGGTGACCCGTAGCCTCGCCCACCGGAGCAACGGAGTTGCTCCGAGCTGTTCGTTCGGTTCTCTCACGAAAACCTCGCGCGCCGACCGCCACAAGATGAGGCGGTGGCGCGTGACGGCGCGGCCTCCGTGTCGCGCGACACGCGCGAGGGATAGAGCCCACGAGCGAACCTGTGAGCGAGTGGGCGAATCGGCTGGGGAGGGCGTGGCGACACCACGCCCGTGCATCGCGCGGTTGCTCTCTCGTCCCTCGCGCCGTCGGTCACTGTTTCCGCTCGTGGTATCGTGCTTGCCCCGGCCACAACGCCTCGCTGATTCGTACACCCCGACCCTCATCGACACCCGAGACGACGAACTCTCTCACTCTCGCTCACGCTCTCGAACGCCCGCAGTCACTCGATTCACGCCGAATAGCAACCACTAACTTCCGGCTCCGTTTCCCATCGCATGTGACGCGCGAGGCGCCGCCCGGCGACGAGACTCGGGTCGACATGCACGTGAAGCTCCTCGACGACCGCGTCGTCGAGCGAGCGAAGGCCCGCGGCCTCGACGTCCTCGTGTACGCGCCGCATTTCTCCCGGCTCCC
Proteins encoded:
- a CDS encoding sodium:calcium antiporter; protein product: MSSRLRHPLFAVSLAVALTLPWSLSWATNANASFETLTTVAISGLAVLGASFLLAWGAETAEKDVPRAFALAVLAVLAVAPEYAVDALYAWTAGANIGTPRGAEAANLAVANMTGANRILIGLGWSAIAVFTVYKAHSTNDPAVERRSGFLGDVVHLDRDISTEIAFLLAATLFAFFVPFSAATLAGGETMGGIGVVDTVVLVGLYALYIGIIIRGDVDSHEEQVGVPAYFQAYRKPRRIATVLLLFAFSGLLILTAVEPFAHGLEELGQQAGVPPFFMIQWVAPLASESPELIVVAYLVNKARSTAGFNALISSKLNQWTLLIGTLAVVYSIAAGRVAPLPFDQKQVAEIWITAAQSFFAIAILTNFEISIREAVALFGLFITQVVAEFVVIRTVAEPLASTYSLYILYGYTVVYLLIGLVLFAARRDELRWLFGKTRATAREAIGSAEASADHAD
- a CDS encoding transcription elongation factor Spt5, translating into MPIFAVKTTASQERTVADMIANREESEIHAVLAPDSLTSYVMVEADNNAVIERVLEEIPHARGLVSSGGQVGRSSMAEVEHFLSPTPDVEGIAEGDIVELVSGPFKGEKARVQRIDEGKDQVTVELYEATVPIPVTVRGDQIRVLDSEER
- a CDS encoding D-aminoacyl-tRNA deacylase — its product is MIALVVSRADRASEHIGEHVLDLAEWDERVDDTRREGAGGGTYYARPGFELRTFEDLHLHLDGVSEAFDDPDCLCFLSRHSGETGPLLSAHFTGNFGPAEYGGRDGELARACPGAQKKVVEALAAHAPEEYDVGIECTHHGPSRVGVPSMFVELGSDPREWDDPEGARAVARAVLDLAGVSADRADGEETRHVVGFGGGHYAPRFARVVRETDWAVGHVGADWPLEAMGPVGEHGDVVRAAFEESAATLALVDGDRPRLTETIADLGYRVVSETFLRETRAVPRDLVEHVEADLGTVDDGVRFGAHARVGVGESSDVPFDVADLSREFVDGTLGVDHDAARAAVDDHTVAFHTEESGRRPTGRVAIPRGLDGDEAADADPYDRLVSALCDVLRARYDEVTREDGVVVARERAFDAEAAADLGVPEGPAFGRLAGGQSVDVEGREVSPEDVHRDRTVRFSV
- the ftsZ gene encoding cell division protein FtsZ; the protein is MDSIVDSAIEEAEKMEDGTTNGVDEPSSSTGPTGTMTDEQLQDVLKDLQTNITVVGCGGAGGNTVNRMAEEGIKGAKLVAANTDVQHLVNVQADTKILIGEQKTQGRGAGSLPQVGEEAALESQEDIHDSIQGSDMVFVTAGLGGGTGTGSAPVVAKAAREAGALTIAIVTTPFTAEGEVRRTNAEAGLERLRDVADTVIVVPNDRLLDAVGKLPVKQAFKVSDEVLMRSVKGITELITKPGLVNLDFADVKTVMERGGVAMIGLGESDSEQKAQDSVKSALRSPLLDVDISGANSALVNVTGGSDMSIEEAEGVVEEIYERIDPEARIIWGTSIDEDLDGKMRTMIVVTGVDSPQIYGRTDVQPQADDVDDIDFVE
- a CDS encoding protein translocase SEC61 complex subunit gamma, with the protein product MDVKYDLTSYVRVLKLASTPSWEEFSQISKIAGAGIFLVGFLGFVIFAVMSFLPGGV
- a CDS encoding DUF7565 family protein — its product is MSPWQCAIRGCGAEFPDAEDTLVHQATEHEYHTCKICTAEVPEGYFAIRHALEEHSRAEYVRAYDAGPDDIREREAVRRAIESTVDVSRVAERLDADGRL